The following is a genomic window from Rhodothermus profundi.
AATTCCTGTCTGCTCCCACAATACAGCCGGATCCCAGGGCTCCCGTTGCCGGCTGGCAGCCCGCACCGCCGCCACTTCTTCAGGCGACACAGCCGCTGCCTGATTACCAAAGTGCTGGCGAATATAAGTCAACACCGCAGCGATCTGCTCATCCGTCAGAAAATCATGCGCCGTCATCACATTATTGTACACCTCCTCCCCCACCCGCATCTCTCCCTGAGCCCCATGCAACACCAGCCGAATGAGCCGCCCTTTGTCGCCCTGCACCCATTCGTTAGGCGTCAGAGGCGGATAAATGCCCGGAACTCCCTGCCCATTTGGCTGATGACAGGTAGCACAATAATTCTGATAAACGCGTCGTCCGAGCTGCATAAACGAATCCTCTCCGGAACCTGGCAAGGTATGCCCTTCCGAACGACAGGCGACCAGGACAGCCGCCAGTCCAATAGCCAGGATGCTCAAGCTGCGCATAGGCCCTCTGAGTTTTACAACTTGCGAACAGGATCTCCTACGTGAACGATACCACCCCGGCACACCCGGAATAAGGCCCCCCGCAAACCAGTGCGCGCTACGGCTTCAAAGGCTTCCGGGCTGGTGCGCGCCCGAAACGTAGCGCACGGATGATGCGGCCGGTCGCTGCGTTCCAGTACCACATCGCCTACCATCAACCGATCCCCCGGGCTGAAGGTCCGCAGGTCAATACCCTCCAGAATCAGATTATCCCCGGGAACGGCGGGCGGTATGCCCAGTGCTCGCAACACTTCCAGGCTTATGGCACTCACTTCCCGACCCGGCGCGTGGCGACGCGCGTGATCACCCGGGCACCCTATCCCCACTTCCAAAGACAGCGCAGCCCGCAACAGATGCCTGCCCGGCACCGGACTTTCCACCAGATAGGCCACGCGGCCTATCGGATCAAATCGAAGCGCCTCCAGCGCCCGGATATAAGCCGCAAGCTGCGCGTCGTCCATAGGTCCTGCATAATGGTTCACGGGTAATGTAGGATGCACAGAGAATTGACGGACAGCCCCGGCGCCGTTTTCCCGAATTGTTTAACTTATGGCCGCTCCTTCAGTAAGCCACACGGGATACGTGGATGCGCTGACCTTACCATTACCTCCCCCCCATCCGTTCCCGGATCCCTGGATTCCTGAGCCGCTGGCCAATCCCCCGATTATTTCCTGCGCGGCAGGCTTCGAAGCTGTCGTGGCCGCCGAACTGCAAGAGCTGGGCTACCGCGCTTGCTATCTGAAGTCGGCTAAGCTGGTCGTGCCCGAGGCATCGCTGGACGCCTGCCTTCCCCTGATTTTCTATGGGCGTACGCTGCACCGCGTCTACCTATTGCTGGGGATAGGCCGAGTTAAGACGTTAAACGATGTGCGAGATTTTGCCCAGGCTATCTCCTTTCAAGATTATCTACATCCCAGCCAGCGGTTTGCCGTACGGGCGCAGCGACACGGCACCCATCCTTTTACTTCCATGGATGTAGCACGTGAGGTCGGCACAGCAGTTGTTGACCGCATCCTCGCCCATACCGGGCAGCGCATCCGCGCCGACCTGGAAACGCCGGATGTAGAAATCATGGCAGAACTGAGCGACGATCAACTTTTGCTCTTGCTCAACGCGTCAGGTCCGCCCCTGCATCGCCGGCATCGCCGTGCCTTTCAGCACTTTGCTCCCCTGCTTCCCACCTTAGCGGCTGCCCTGCTGCGCCTGTCCGATTTTCCCAGCGCAGTAGATCTCCTGATCGACCCGATGGCCGGTGGGGGTACCATTCCCATCGAAGCGGCGCTCATGGCGCGCCAGATTGCCCCAGGCCTGTTGCTTCCAGAAGAGCACCTGGTCTTCTTTCGGCTTCCCTTCTTCGACGCAGCCGGCTGGCACCAGCTTCGCCAGCAGGCAACATGCCAGGTTCGCCCACGCTCGCCTGTTCCGATTCTGGCAGCGGATCGTTTTGCCCGCAACGTCCGGGGCATGCAGGCCAATCTTGCTGCCATGGGCGTTGCAGCCGACGTGTCCGTCCATGCTGGAAACGCCGAGCGCATGACATACCTGGAAGGGATGGCCGGCGGGCGCTGGACGGTGGTCACCAATCCACCGTACGGCCTGCGCCTGGGCGACCCACGGCGCATCGACCAGCTCTACCGCGACTTTGCGCAGGCCTGCGCCCGGTACACCATTGGCGAGATTGTGGCCCTGACGCCCCGCCGCGATTCCTGGCTCAACGCCTTTGCGCAGGCAGGTTATCATCCCACGCTGATCCAGCCTGTGCGTTACGGCCGACTGGAAGCGTTCGTGCTGCGCGTTGAGCTGGCAGCTTAATAACAACGGGGTAGCCGGAAAGCCAGCCACCCTGTTCACCCCAGCGCTTCCTAGGCTGTTTGTGGCAGAGGCTCGGGCCACAGGTGGCGGATGGCTTTAGGCAACATAGCCCGCACGTCGGCAATCTCGCCGGCACTAATGTGCCGGTTAAGCACCTCAAAGACAACCCGCGCCGCCTGCTGCGGGCTGATAGTTAGACCAATCTGGTGCAAGGCCTCTTGAATGGGCAGCAGAAAATCCTGCTCATGCCGCAGGCGAAGCGGCTTATCGGTGGGATCCCAGCCCTCGAAGAAAATACCGCGTACCAGCAGAGGGAGCTGGGCTGCAAATTGTGCCGCTTCTTCGATGGTCAGCCGATCACGGAGCTGATGCAACACCGCCCGCAGCACATGATAGGCGTAGCGCCGGGCCGTCTCCTCTGGGTGCGGGCTATTACCTACATGTTCATCCAGATGCAACGCTTCACGGATTTCCTTCAGCCACGTATTTGTTTTTTGGATCGTGCTGTCAAACACGTCCAATCCCGTCATCGACATGGCGCGCCTCTGGGTCTGGTTGACACGCTGTCATCCACAGGCTTCCTCTGTAGACTGCGACAAAGCCCGTACCGGTCTGTCAGGCCGGCAGTACCGGAACCGGGCAGGCAGGCCAGCGCACTTCGAACGTACTGCCGCGGCCCGGGCCATCGCTCCAGGCATGCACCGAACCGCCGCAGGCTTCCACAATGGCGCGCACAATGGCTAACCCCAGTCCAGAGCCCGGCTTTCCCTCGGCGGAGCGTCCGCGATAGAACCGATCAAATAGATGGGCGGCTTCTTCCGGATCGAAGCCTATCCCTGTATCAGATACGCGCAGTCGCACCTGTCCATCTATTTGATGCACCTCTAACCGAACCCGTCCGCCCGGAGGCGTATACTTGCACGCATTAGCGAGCAGATTATCCAGCACTTCGTCCAGATACTCCGGCACGCCACATACCCAGGCCCTTTCGGGCAGCACCACGTCAAGCGTCAGGCCAGCTCGCATTAGCCGCGGTTGCCAATCCTTCAGTCGAGTCTGGCAGCGTTCGACTAAATCGATCGGACGCGCGCGTTCGTGGGTGTCGGTCCGTTCCAGACGTGCCAGATGCAATAACCCCCGTACCGTGTCGGTCATGCGCTCCACGTCGCGCAATGCTTCCTGCAGCACCTCATGGTAATATGCGGCAGAACGTTGGCGCCGCAGGGCTACTTCCAGCTCACTACGCAGGGCCGAAAGGGGTGTCAGGAGCTCATGAGCAGCATTGTCCGTGAAACGCCGCTCGCGCTCCAGCGAGGCAGCCAACCGATCCAGCAAATCATTAAAGGTCTCTGCCAGTTCGCTCAGTTCGTCTCGCACCTCACCCGGGACCGGCAATCGAGCTTCCAGGTTATCTGCCCCGATCTGGCGAGCCGTGGCTGTCAGCACCGCTACAGGCCGCAGAGCGCGTCGGGCCAGCCAGTACCCCCCCACTGCTGCCAACAGGGTGCTCAGCAGAATCCCCAGCCCCAGCACAAGCCCCAGATGGTGCAGCTCGCGGTGAAG
Proteins encoded in this region:
- a CDS encoding c-type cytochrome — its product is MRSLSILAIGLAAVLVACRSEGHTLPGSGEDSFMQLGRRVYQNYCATCHQPNGQGVPGIYPPLTPNEWVQGDKGRLIRLVLHGAQGEMRVGEEVYNNVMTAHDFLTDEQIAAVLTYIRQHFGNQAAAVSPEEVAAVRAASRQREPWDPAVLWEQTGIPEAEETSEH
- a CDS encoding MOSC domain-containing protein; this translates as MDDAQLAAYIRALEALRFDPIGRVAYLVESPVPGRHLLRAALSLEVGIGCPGDHARRHAPGREVSAISLEVLRALGIPPAVPGDNLILEGIDLRTFSPGDRLMVGDVVLERSDRPHHPCATFRARTSPEAFEAVARTGLRGALFRVCRGGIVHVGDPVRKL
- a CDS encoding THUMP domain-containing class I SAM-dependent RNA methyltransferase; this translates as MAAPSVSHTGYVDALTLPLPPPHPFPDPWIPEPLANPPIISCAAGFEAVVAAELQELGYRACYLKSAKLVVPEASLDACLPLIFYGRTLHRVYLLLGIGRVKTLNDVRDFAQAISFQDYLHPSQRFAVRAQRHGTHPFTSMDVAREVGTAVVDRILAHTGQRIRADLETPDVEIMAELSDDQLLLLLNASGPPLHRRHRRAFQHFAPLLPTLAAALLRLSDFPSAVDLLIDPMAGGGTIPIEAALMARQIAPGLLLPEEHLVFFRLPFFDAAGWHQLRQQATCQVRPRSPVPILAADRFARNVRGMQANLAAMGVAADVSVHAGNAERMTYLEGMAGGRWTVVTNPPYGLRLGDPRRIDQLYRDFAQACARYTIGEIVALTPRRDSWLNAFAQAGYHPTLIQPVRYGRLEAFVLRVELAA
- a CDS encoding DUF2267 domain-containing protein; translation: MSMTGLDVFDSTIQKTNTWLKEIREALHLDEHVGNSPHPEETARRYAYHVLRAVLHQLRDRLTIEEAAQFAAQLPLLVRGIFFEGWDPTDKPLRLRHEQDFLLPIQEALHQIGLTISPQQAARVVFEVLNRHISAGEIADVRAMLPKAIRHLWPEPLPQTA
- a CDS encoding sensor histidine kinase, whose amino-acid sequence is MMRRWKLVPWSISVRLALWFAAAMLILLGLFSAFSYFTFHVARHRDFDQHLIHETRQLLPFVQQGIAGPVFVALDTLRSVAYQTDGIYGTYVRLLRPDGEVVYESPNFARHAPLPVRVQPIQEPQVYSHVWEDKPARTRYTPLFSEEGRLFGWLEVTGFEWSLHRELHHLGLVLGLGILLSTLLAAVGGYWLARRALRPVAVLTATARQIGADNLEARLPVPGEVRDELSELAETFNDLLDRLAASLERERRFTDNAAHELLTPLSALRSELEVALRRQRSAAYYHEVLQEALRDVERMTDTVRGLLHLARLERTDTHERARPIDLVERCQTRLKDWQPRLMRAGLTLDVVLPERAWVCGVPEYLDEVLDNLLANACKYTPPGGRVRLEVHQIDGQVRLRVSDTGIGFDPEEAAHLFDRFYRGRSAEGKPGSGLGLAIVRAIVEACGGSVHAWSDGPGRGSTFEVRWPACPVPVLPA